The following nucleotide sequence is from Pseudomonas sp. S09G 359.
GGGCAAGTGGCGCAGGTGACTGTCGGTCATGATGTTCATGCACTCATCGACACTTTTATGGGTGTCGACGGTGATCACCGGGGAACTCATCACTTCGTCGACCCGTGTAGTGACCGACGAGAGCCCCTTGAGGATGAGTTTACGTGCGTAATCACGTTCGCTGATGATCCCCACCACCACGCCTTCCCTGACGACCGGCAAGGCCCCGACGTTTTTCTCCGACATCCGGACCAGCGCTTCAAACACAGTGTGGTCCCATTGGATGGTGTGCACGTCCTGGTTCTTCTGGTCCTTGGCTTTGAGCACTTGTGCGACGGTTTTCATGGCGGCCACTCCGGTGTTGTTGTTAGGAAGTCAGCAGGTCCCTTACAGAATCCTAGACGGGCCACGGCGGGGCAAGGTCCAAAGCGGCGTTAAACTCGTCGAAAAACGTCATTCGCCGGATTTTTTCGACGTTTATCCAGTATTCGTCGGCTTTTTGGCGCGTTTGGGGGCAGCGCCGGCCTTGCGAGGGGCGCTCTTACGTTTGTTTTTCCATGGGGTGGCGCCTCGGCCTGCCGGGCTGGCAGGGCCGGTGATGGTCATGCGCATGCCGTTGCAGCGGGCCACTTGCTTGCTCATCCAGGCCGCTTGTTTGGCGACGAATTCTTCCAGGCTCATCTCGCCGCTTTGCACCATATCCAGCGCCTGCTCCCAGATGGCGGTGGTGCCGGGGTCGGCGATGGCCCGTGGCACCGCGTCGATCAGGCTGAACGCCGCCGGGGTGGCCGACAGTGCCTTGCCGTTTTTCACCAGGTAACCGCGGTCCAGCAACCCTTGGATAATCCCCGCGCGCGTGGCTTCGGTGCCAATGCCGGTGGTGTCCTTGAGCTTTTGCTTGAGCAGTGGGTCTTCCACCAGTTTGGCGACGTTTTTCATCGCCTTGATGAGGTCGCCTTCGGTAAAGGGCTTCGGCGGCTGGGTCCATAGGTCTTTAAGGTTGACCTTGGCCACCGCGTAGTCCTGACCCTGCACCAATGCCGGCAAGGCCTGGGGCGCGGGCGCCTCACGGCCCTTTGCCGGTGCCAGGGCTTCGGGCAAGGCGCGTTTCCAACCGGGTTCGATCACCACTTTGCCCACCGCGCGCAATGCCTGGCCCGCACAGTCGAAATCGGCCTGGGTACGATCGTATTCATGGTTGGGCAGAAATTGCGCCAGGTAGCGCGCGCGAATCAAGGTGTACACCGCACGGTGCTTGCCGGTGAGTTGGCCGACGTCCTTGCCCGCGCCGGTCGGGATGATGCCGTGGTGCGCGCTGACCTTGGCGTCGTTCCAGGCCCGTGAGCGGCGCTGCGGGTCGATATGCGGCATCAGCTCATTGACTGCCGCATCGGCTCGGCCCAGCGCGGCGAGGATTTTCGGCGCCTCGCTGTGCTGGCTCACGGGCAGGTAGCCGCAATCGCTGCGAGGATAGGTGATGGCTTTGTGGGTTTCGTAAAGCGATTGCGCGATATCCAGGGTTTCCTGGGCGCCGAGGCCGAGCTTCTTCGAGCAGATCTCCTGCAGGGTGCCAAGATCGAACGGCAGGGGCGCCACTTCGCGCATGCGCTCGGTACGCAGTTTTACCAGGCGCGCGTTGGCGGCGTTACGCATGGCATCGGCTGCGTCTCGGGCCAGTTGCGGGTTGAGGCAGCGGCCTTGGTCGTCACAGGCATCCTCGGCTGCGCGCCATTGTGCGGTAAAGGTCAGGCCCGCGTGGCGCAGGTCGACATCGATGGCCCAGTACGCCACCGGCACGAAATCGGCGATGCTGCGGTCGCGGTCAACCACCAGGCGCAGGGTCGGCGTTTGCACGCGGCCCACCGGTAACACGCCCTGGTAACCGGATTGGCGCCCAAGCAGGGTAAACAGGCGGCTCATGTTCATGCCGATCAGCCAATCGGCGCGGGAGCGGCCCAGGGCCGAGTGATACAGGCTGAAGGTTTCGGCACCGGGCTTGAGCGCAGCCAGGGCCTTGCGAATCGACGCGTCATCCAGCGCCGACAGCCACAACCGCTGGATCGGCCCGCGATAGCGGCAATGCTCCACCAGTTCGCGGGCGATCATCTCGCCCTCACGGTCGGCGTCGGTGGCGATCACCAGTTCCTGGGCTTCCCCCAGCAGGCGCTTGACCGCCTTGAACTGGCTGGCGGTCTTGGGCTTGACGCGCATTTTCCATTTGTCCGGGACAATCGGCAGGTCGGCCAGCACCCAGCGCTTGTACTTGGCGTCGTAGGCATCCGGCGGGGCGGTTTCCAGCAGGTGGCCGATGCACCAGGTGACCGTGACCCCGTTGCCCAGCCAACAGCCGTCACCGCGCCGGCTGGCGCCGAGCACGGCCGCAATGTCCTTGGCCTGGGAGGGTTTTTCACAGAGGTACAGCATGGTCATCACATCAGATCGGGTTGATGCCTTGCAGGATGCTTAGTCGGAGGGATTTGAGCAACCATTATCTGTATGGATGTACAGCAATTTGTGTGGGGCCCACAAAGCAAATGTGGGAGGGGGCTTGCCCCCGATAGCGGTGGGTCAGTGACAAATGCACTGACTGATACACCGCCATCGGCAGCAAGCCCCCTCCCGCAGGGGACCTCCACTGTTCAAAAATACTCAGTTGTTGTCGATATCCACGTGCCGGGTTTCTTTCAGGCAGATCATCCCCACAATCAGGCTTACCCCGGTCACCACTACCGGGTACCACAAGCCGTAGAAGATGTCGCCGGTGTACACCACCAGCGCGAACGACACCGTCGGCAGGAACCCGCCAAACCAGCCGTTGCCGATGTGGTAGGGCAGGGACATCGAGGTGTAGCGGATGCGCGTTGGAAACAGCTCCACCATCAACGCCGCCAGTGGCCCGTAGCACATGGCCGCAATCAGGATCAGCGCGACGATCAGCACCACCACCATGGTCTTGTTGACCTGGGCCATATCCGCCGAACTCGGGTAACCGGCCAGGGTCACGGCGCCGCGCAGGGCTTTTTCGTCAAAGCCGTCGATGCGCACTTCGCCCACGCTTACCTGCACCGGGCTGCCTGCCGGGGCGGCGGCGCTGCTGTAGGGCAGGCCTTGCTTGACCAGGAAGGTCTTGACCTTGTCGCACGGGCTGTCAAATTTCGCCTTGCCCACCGGGTCGAACTGGAAGGTACAGGTGGCTGGGTCGGCCAATACGGTGATCGGCGCCTGTTGGCTGGCCTGGTCCATCGCCGGGTTGGTGTAGTGCGCCAGGCTTTTGAAGATCGGGAAGTAGAGCATGGTCGCCAACAACAGGCCGAGCATCAGCACCGGCTTGCGCCCGACCTTGTCCGACAGCCAGCCAAAGAAGATAAAGAACGGCGCGCCGATCACCACGCTGATAATCAGCAACATATTGGCCAGGGCCGGGTCCATCTTGAGGAATTGCGTGAGGAAGAACAGCACATAGAACTGCGCCGCGTAGAAGGTCACCGCCTGGCCGCCGTTGATGCTGAACAGCGCGATCAGCACCACCTTGAGGTTTTCCCAATTGCCGAACGACTCGCTGATCGGCGCCTTGCTGGCCTTGCCTTCCTCTTTCATTTTGAGGAAGGCCGGCGACTCGTGCAGGCTCATGCGGATCCAGGTGGAAATGCCCAGCAGCACAATCGAAAACAGGAACGGAATACGCCAGCCCCACACTTCAAACTGGTCACCGGTGAAGTACCGGCA
It contains:
- a CDS encoding CBS domain-containing protein, with protein sequence MKTVAQVLKAKDQKNQDVHTIQWDHTVFEALVRMSEKNVGALPVVREGVVVGIISERDYARKLILKGLSSVTTRVDEVMSSPVITVDTHKSVDECMNIMTDSHLRHLPVVENGQLLGLLSIGDLVKEAIAEQADLIKQLEQYIRGE
- a CDS encoding DNA topoisomerase III, which codes for MTMLYLCEKPSQAKDIAAVLGASRRGDGCWLGNGVTVTWCIGHLLETAPPDAYDAKYKRWVLADLPIVPDKWKMRVKPKTASQFKAVKRLLGEAQELVIATDADREGEMIARELVEHCRYRGPIQRLWLSALDDASIRKALAALKPGAETFSLYHSALGRSRADWLIGMNMSRLFTLLGRQSGYQGVLPVGRVQTPTLRLVVDRDRSIADFVPVAYWAIDVDLRHAGLTFTAQWRAAEDACDDQGRCLNPQLARDAADAMRNAANARLVKLRTERMREVAPLPFDLGTLQEICSKKLGLGAQETLDIAQSLYETHKAITYPRSDCGYLPVSQHSEAPKILAALGRADAAVNELMPHIDPQRRSRAWNDAKVSAHHGIIPTGAGKDVGQLTGKHRAVYTLIRARYLAQFLPNHEYDRTQADFDCAGQALRAVGKVVIEPGWKRALPEALAPAKGREAPAPQALPALVQGQDYAVAKVNLKDLWTQPPKPFTEGDLIKAMKNVAKLVEDPLLKQKLKDTTGIGTEATRAGIIQGLLDRGYLVKNGKALSATPAAFSLIDAVPRAIADPGTTAIWEQALDMVQSGEMSLEEFVAKQAAWMSKQVARCNGMRMTITGPASPAGRGATPWKNKRKSAPRKAGAAPKRAKKPTNTG
- a CDS encoding MFS transporter, encoding MSEHAQPLGSTIDASAGNDSKKVIFASSLGTVFEWYDFFLYGALAAVISKQFFAGVNDTTAFIFALMAFAAGFVVRPFGALVFGRLGDMIGRKYTFLVTIILMGVATFCVGLLPTYASIGIAAPIILIVLRMLQGLALGGEYGGAATYVAEHAPAGKRGFHTSWIQSTATIGLLLSLLVVLACRYFTGDQFEVWGWRIPFLFSIVLLGISTWIRMSLHESPAFLKMKEEGKASKAPISESFGNWENLKVVLIALFSINGGQAVTFYAAQFYVLFFLTQFLKMDPALANMLLIISVVIGAPFFIFFGWLSDKVGRKPVLMLGLLLATMLYFPIFKSLAHYTNPAMDQASQQAPITVLADPATCTFQFDPVGKAKFDSPCDKVKTFLVKQGLPYSSAAAPAGSPVQVSVGEVRIDGFDEKALRGAVTLAGYPSSADMAQVNKTMVVVLIVALILIAAMCYGPLAALMVELFPTRIRYTSMSLPYHIGNGWFGGFLPTVSFALVVYTGDIFYGLWYPVVVTGVSLIVGMICLKETRHVDIDNN